The Periplaneta americana isolate PAMFEO1 chromosome 2, P.americana_PAMFEO1_priV1, whole genome shotgun sequence genome has a window encoding:
- the LOC138693525 gene encoding uncharacterized protein isoform X7 yields the protein MPRSQRIFKKRKGPCRRKNLDTGDTRQNVDFQQQPEQQQQQPFADVTHIEADPVEAVDFGGFAQDVGATYMSSANDQQQYCLKWKFHQNNQQAMFSKLLQKESFCDVTIACEEKILRAHKLMLSACSSYFEMILSRYEDQNPIIILKDVRYDDMSALLQFMYNGEVNIEQNQLSSLLETADMLKVKGLSDICGEARHLEDPLQVLDLKSEEQDANPTFEPAKIVQQRRRTISVPEESFQKPLKIPRRNTNTEITQNVPASVSQSAPSGNPSSSAGSSVHIEGVIRLPEFLMGHGSYHDFWKKPWVVKALKAVSDREMTLRNCSDLLGVGYNILYSRYRQVHGYLKEGSVDLPGPSQDYTYRFLRTATVGDQEGKIILRRDQLSAAAAALSAVNHNERPADTSKRENAAEPIVSVKLEPSSSLSDQFESEMMEGNTDVDNVGQMC from the exons gacACTGGTGACACAAGGCAAAATGTTGACTTCCAACAACAGCCagagcagcagcaacagcaaccgTTTGCAGATGTTACACACATTGAAGCAGATCCAGTTGAAGCTGTTGATTTTGGTGGCTTTGCTCAAGATGTAGGTGCAACGTACATGTCCTCAGCAAATGATCAACAACAATACTGCCTGAAGTGGAAGTTCCATCAGAATAATCAGCAGGCCATGTTCTCTAAGCTATTGCAGAAAGAGAGCTTCTGTGATGTTACAATTGcatgtgaagaaaaaattctTCGAGCCCATAAG TTAATGCTGTCAGCATGCAGTTCTTATTTTGAGATGATACTATCTCGTTACGAAGACCAGAATCCCATAATCATTCTGAAGGATGTCAGATATGATGATATGTCAGCTCTGCTTCAGTTCATGTACAATGGAGAAGTCAATATTGAACAG AACCAGCTTTCCTCTCTTCTTGAGACTGCAGACATGTTGAAGGTTAAGGGCTTGTCAGACATTTGTGGAGAAGCGCGTCATTTGGAAGATCCCTTGCAGGTCCTTGATTTGAAGTCAGAAGAACAGGATGCCAATCCCACATTTGAGCCTGCAAAAATTGTGCAACAGAGGAGAAGAACTATTTCGGTTCCAGAGGAAAGTTTTCAGAAGCCG ctgaaGATTCCTCGTCgaaatacaaacacagaaattacCCAGAATGTGCCAGCATCAGTCAGCCAATCAGCT ccttCCGGTAATCCATCAAGCTCAGCGGGCAGTTCGGTGCATATTGAAGGTGTAATACGCTTGCCAGAATTCTTGATGGGCCATGGCAGCTATCACGATTTCTGGAAGAAACCGTGGGTTGTGAAGGCCTTGAAAGCAGTTAGTGATCGTGAAATGACACTTCGGAACTGTTCAGACTTGCTCGGTGTGggatataacattttatatagcCGATACAGACAGGTTCATGGGTATCTCAAAGAGGGATCTGTGGATTTGCCAGGTCCATCTCAagattatacatacagatttctCAGGACTGCAACAGTAGGTGATCAAGAGGGGAAAATAATTCTAAGGAGAGATCAGCTTTCTGCTGCAGCAGCTGCTCTTTCTGCAGTGAATCACAATGAGAGACCTGCTGACACAAGTAAAAGAGAAAATGCTGCAGAGCCCATAGTTAGTGTGAAGTTGGAACCCTCCAGTTCGTTATCAGATCAGTTCGAGAGTGAAATGATGGAGGGTAACACAGACGTCGATAATGTGGGACAAATGTGTTGA
- the LOC138693525 gene encoding uncharacterized protein isoform X6 translates to MGRYKQFGKRKFLGNQYTKNKSIVDSNKSAVNTPVNSVDTDTGDTRQNVDFQQQPEQQQQQPFADVTHIEADPVEAVDFGGFAQDVGATYMSSANDQQQYCLKWKFHQNNQQAMFSKLLQKESFCDVTIACEEKILRAHKLMLSACSSYFEMILSRYEDQNPIIILKDVRYDDMSALLQFMYNGEVNIEQNQLSSLLETADMLKVKGLSDICGEARHLEDPLQVLDLKSEEQDANPTFEPAKIVQQRRRTISVPEESFQKPLKIPRRNTNTEITQNVPASVSQSAPSGNPSSSAGSSVHIEGVIRLPEFLMGHGSYHDFWKKPWVVKALKAVSDREMTLRNCSDLLGVGYNILYSRYRQVHGYLKEGSVDLPGPSQDYTYRFLRTATVGDQEGKIILRRDQLSAAAAALSAVNHNERPADTSKRENAAEPIVSVKLEPSSSLSDQFESEMMEGNTDVDNVGQMC, encoded by the exons gacACTGGTGACACAAGGCAAAATGTTGACTTCCAACAACAGCCagagcagcagcaacagcaaccgTTTGCAGATGTTACACACATTGAAGCAGATCCAGTTGAAGCTGTTGATTTTGGTGGCTTTGCTCAAGATGTAGGTGCAACGTACATGTCCTCAGCAAATGATCAACAACAATACTGCCTGAAGTGGAAGTTCCATCAGAATAATCAGCAGGCCATGTTCTCTAAGCTATTGCAGAAAGAGAGCTTCTGTGATGTTACAATTGcatgtgaagaaaaaattctTCGAGCCCATAAG TTAATGCTGTCAGCATGCAGTTCTTATTTTGAGATGATACTATCTCGTTACGAAGACCAGAATCCCATAATCATTCTGAAGGATGTCAGATATGATGATATGTCAGCTCTGCTTCAGTTCATGTACAATGGAGAAGTCAATATTGAACAG AACCAGCTTTCCTCTCTTCTTGAGACTGCAGACATGTTGAAGGTTAAGGGCTTGTCAGACATTTGTGGAGAAGCGCGTCATTTGGAAGATCCCTTGCAGGTCCTTGATTTGAAGTCAGAAGAACAGGATGCCAATCCCACATTTGAGCCTGCAAAAATTGTGCAACAGAGGAGAAGAACTATTTCGGTTCCAGAGGAAAGTTTTCAGAAGCCG ctgaaGATTCCTCGTCgaaatacaaacacagaaattacCCAGAATGTGCCAGCATCAGTCAGCCAATCAGCT ccttCCGGTAATCCATCAAGCTCAGCGGGCAGTTCGGTGCATATTGAAGGTGTAATACGCTTGCCAGAATTCTTGATGGGCCATGGCAGCTATCACGATTTCTGGAAGAAACCGTGGGTTGTGAAGGCCTTGAAAGCAGTTAGTGATCGTGAAATGACACTTCGGAACTGTTCAGACTTGCTCGGTGTGggatataacattttatatagcCGATACAGACAGGTTCATGGGTATCTCAAAGAGGGATCTGTGGATTTGCCAGGTCCATCTCAagattatacatacagatttctCAGGACTGCAACAGTAGGTGATCAAGAGGGGAAAATAATTCTAAGGAGAGATCAGCTTTCTGCTGCAGCAGCTGCTCTTTCTGCAGTGAATCACAATGAGAGACCTGCTGACACAAGTAAAAGAGAAAATGCTGCAGAGCCCATAGTTAGTGTGAAGTTGGAACCCTCCAGTTCGTTATCAGATCAGTTCGAGAGTGAAATGATGGAGGGTAACACAGACGTCGATAATGTGGGACAAATGTGTTGA
- the LOC138693525 gene encoding uncharacterized protein isoform X8, which produces MSNIPVTQDTGDTRQNVDFQQQPEQQQQQPFADVTHIEADPVEAVDFGGFAQDVGATYMSSANDQQQYCLKWKFHQNNQQAMFSKLLQKESFCDVTIACEEKILRAHKLMLSACSSYFEMILSRYEDQNPIIILKDVRYDDMSALLQFMYNGEVNIEQNQLSSLLETADMLKVKGLSDICGEARHLEDPLQVLDLKSEEQDANPTFEPAKIVQQRRRTISVPEESFQKPLKIPRRNTNTEITQNVPASVSQSAPSGNPSSSAGSSVHIEGVIRLPEFLMGHGSYHDFWKKPWVVKALKAVSDREMTLRNCSDLLGVGYNILYSRYRQVHGYLKEGSVDLPGPSQDYTYRFLRTATVGDQEGKIILRRDQLSAAAAALSAVNHNERPADTSKRENAAEPIVSVKLEPSSSLSDQFESEMMEGNTDVDNVGQMC; this is translated from the exons gacACTGGTGACACAAGGCAAAATGTTGACTTCCAACAACAGCCagagcagcagcaacagcaaccgTTTGCAGATGTTACACACATTGAAGCAGATCCAGTTGAAGCTGTTGATTTTGGTGGCTTTGCTCAAGATGTAGGTGCAACGTACATGTCCTCAGCAAATGATCAACAACAATACTGCCTGAAGTGGAAGTTCCATCAGAATAATCAGCAGGCCATGTTCTCTAAGCTATTGCAGAAAGAGAGCTTCTGTGATGTTACAATTGcatgtgaagaaaaaattctTCGAGCCCATAAG TTAATGCTGTCAGCATGCAGTTCTTATTTTGAGATGATACTATCTCGTTACGAAGACCAGAATCCCATAATCATTCTGAAGGATGTCAGATATGATGATATGTCAGCTCTGCTTCAGTTCATGTACAATGGAGAAGTCAATATTGAACAG AACCAGCTTTCCTCTCTTCTTGAGACTGCAGACATGTTGAAGGTTAAGGGCTTGTCAGACATTTGTGGAGAAGCGCGTCATTTGGAAGATCCCTTGCAGGTCCTTGATTTGAAGTCAGAAGAACAGGATGCCAATCCCACATTTGAGCCTGCAAAAATTGTGCAACAGAGGAGAAGAACTATTTCGGTTCCAGAGGAAAGTTTTCAGAAGCCG ctgaaGATTCCTCGTCgaaatacaaacacagaaattacCCAGAATGTGCCAGCATCAGTCAGCCAATCAGCT ccttCCGGTAATCCATCAAGCTCAGCGGGCAGTTCGGTGCATATTGAAGGTGTAATACGCTTGCCAGAATTCTTGATGGGCCATGGCAGCTATCACGATTTCTGGAAGAAACCGTGGGTTGTGAAGGCCTTGAAAGCAGTTAGTGATCGTGAAATGACACTTCGGAACTGTTCAGACTTGCTCGGTGTGggatataacattttatatagcCGATACAGACAGGTTCATGGGTATCTCAAAGAGGGATCTGTGGATTTGCCAGGTCCATCTCAagattatacatacagatttctCAGGACTGCAACAGTAGGTGATCAAGAGGGGAAAATAATTCTAAGGAGAGATCAGCTTTCTGCTGCAGCAGCTGCTCTTTCTGCAGTGAATCACAATGAGAGACCTGCTGACACAAGTAAAAGAGAAAATGCTGCAGAGCCCATAGTTAGTGTGAAGTTGGAACCCTCCAGTTCGTTATCAGATCAGTTCGAGAGTGAAATGATGGAGGGTAACACAGACGTCGATAATGTGGGACAAATGTGTTGA